The nucleotide window CGGTAGCGGTGGGTGCGGTTTCGATGACTCGTCCGTTCCGGTGCCCGCCCATGCGGAGCACCTGGCTGCACCTTGAGGTTACCAGCGACGGCTATGCTGACGCCGTGATTCGCATCGGCATGAGTTCCACCTGCGTCTACCCGCTCCCCCTGGAGGACTCCTTCAGGCTGGCGAAGCTGGCCGGATACGACGGTCTGGAGGTGATGGTCACCCGCGACGAGGCCACTCAGGATGCCGCGGTGCTGGCGGCGCTCTCGGAGAGGTACAGCCTGCCGATCTTCTCGATCCACGCCCCGGTGCTGCTGCTCACCCACTTCGTCTGGGGCAGGGACCCGCGGGTGAAGCTGGAGAAGTCGGCGGTGCTTGCCGCCGAGGTCGGCGCCTCGACCGTCGTGGTGCATCCGCCGTTTCGCTGGCAGGCCGGCTACGCGGAGGACTTCCTCGACATCGTGCGTGAGCTGACCACGTCCACCGGGCTCGAGATCGCCGTGGAGAACATGTTCCCCTGGAAGATCGGCGGTCGGGGCGTGAAGGCGTACTCCCCCGGCTGGGACACCACCCGGATGGACTGCGAGGCGGTGACCCTCGACTTCTCGCACTGTGCCCTGA belongs to Cryobacterium sp. SO2 and includes:
- a CDS encoding sugar phosphate isomerase/epimerase, which produces MIRIGMSSTCVYPLPLEDSFRLAKLAGYDGLEVMVTRDEATQDAAVLAALSERYSLPIFSIHAPVLLLTHFVWGRDPRVKLEKSAVLAAEVGASTVVVHPPFRWQAGYAEDFLDIVRELTTSTGLEIAVENMFPWKIGGRGVKAYSPGWDTTRMDCEAVTLDFSHCALSGHDSLAMATALGDRLRHVHLCDGSGSQGDGRVFDEHLLPGRGSEPVAEVLQLLAARDWTGAVVAEVNTRTARNELTRLALLTETLAFAREHTHPVREP